One stretch of Bombus pascuorum chromosome 14, iyBomPasc1.1, whole genome shotgun sequence DNA includes these proteins:
- the LOC132914065 gene encoding abl interactor 2 isoform X2, whose protein sequence is MAEYRVGSDSEVMAELAAFLGQEIPEGRNNLADNHINLERVADYCEANYFQAENKRIALEETKNFTTQSLASVAYQINTLAYNFLQLLDLQTSQLAEMESQMNHIAQTVMIHKEKVARREIGVLTANKITVRQYKIIAPANPEKPIKYVRKSIDYTILDDIGHGVRSSGTPRSKQRGGSQGSVQSLGAASTGSGLGAAMVGPAPTTKPPTPPQTVRTGTLSKGSREYRTPPAVAPPQVPSHYAPNYPLGHPRRERGPGYSTLPLHAHTTSHAVHNTNHNTHTNTATQHISPPQVGTVHPLQSHPQTPPPAPPSVTAGYAQEQHNNMPPPPSPLVGITGNTLDFTSYHTLSERLSHQVSRSSGASSPPLPPPPPPEQEEHPQFGRPTQSSGAIMPIVPDEEDLPGWVPKNYIEKVVAIYDYYADKEDELSFQESSVIYVLKKNDDGWWEGVMDGITGLFPGNYVEPCV, encoded by the exons ATGGCTGAGTACC GGGTAGGCAGTGACTCTGAGGTTATGGCAGAGCTAGCAGCATTTCTCGGCCAGGAAATTCCTGAGGGAAGAAACAACCTGGCTGATAATCATATCAATCTTGAACGGGTTGCTGATTATTGTGaagcaaattattttcaagctGAAAACAAGAGAATAGCTTTAGAAGAAACCAAAAATTTTACTACTCAGTCATTGGCTAGTGTAGCCTATCAAATAAATACCCTtgcttataattttttacaattattggATTTACAAACATCTCAGCTTGCTGAGATGGAAAGCCAAATGAACCATATTGCTCAAACAGTTATGATACACAAAGAGAAAGTAGCTAGAAGAGAAATTGGAGTATTAACagctaataaaattacagtgcgccaatacaaaattattgcacCAGCAAATCCTGAAAAACcaattaaatatgtaagaaaGAGTATTGATTATACAATCTTGGATGATATTGGACATGGAGTACGTAGTAGCGGTACTCCAAGAAGTAAGCAACGTGGTGGAAGTCAGGGCAGTGTTCAAAGTTTAGGTGCAGCTTCCACTGGTTCTGGTTTAGGTGCTGCTATGGTAGGACCAGCTCCTACCACTAAGCCACCTACCCCTCCTCAGACAGTAAGAACTG GAACATTGAGCAAAGGATCCCGAGAATACAGAACACCACCTGCAGTTGCTCCGCCTCAAGTTCCTAGTCACTATGCTCCTAATTATCCACTAGGTCATCCAAGAAGAGAACGTGGTCCTGGTTATAGTACTCTACCTTTACACGCACATACCACATCTCACGCAGTACACAATACTAATCACAATACACATACAAACACTGCAACCCAACATATTTCGCCACCTCAAGTGGGAACTGTTCATCCATTGCAAAGTCATCCGCAAACACCACCACCAGCTCCACCTAGCGTAACAGCAGGGTATGCCCAGGAACAACACAATAATATGCCTC CGCCACCTTCGCCCTTAGTTGGCATAACTGGTAATACGTTAGATTTTACCAGTTATCACACTTTGTCAGAAAGATTGAGTCATCAAGTTAGTCGAAGTAGTGGTGCAAGTAGCCCACCAttaccaccaccaccaccaccagaACAAGAAGAACATCCGCAATTTGGTAGACCTACACAATCTAGTGGTGCTATTATGCCTATTGTACCGGATGAGGAAGATCTCCCTGGTTGGGTGCCAAAGAATTATATCGAAAAAG TTGTTGcaatttatgattattatgCCGACAAGGAGGATGAATTGAGCTTCCAGGAAAGCTCTGTAATTTATGTACTAAAAAAGAATGACGATGGGTGGTGGGAGGGGGTCATGGATGGTATAACGGGTCTGTTCCCCGGAAATTACGTAGAACCTTGCGTTTAA
- the LOC132914065 gene encoding abl interactor 2 isoform X1, whose translation MAEYRSGSYCVSSGVGSDSEVMAELAAFLGQEIPEGRNNLADNHINLERVADYCEANYFQAENKRIALEETKNFTTQSLASVAYQINTLAYNFLQLLDLQTSQLAEMESQMNHIAQTVMIHKEKVARREIGVLTANKITVRQYKIIAPANPEKPIKYVRKSIDYTILDDIGHGVRSSGTPRSKQRGGSQGSVQSLGAASTGSGLGAAMVGPAPTTKPPTPPQTVRTGTLSKGSREYRTPPAVAPPQVPSHYAPNYPLGHPRRERGPGYSTLPLHAHTTSHAVHNTNHNTHTNTATQHISPPQVGTVHPLQSHPQTPPPAPPSVTAGYAQEQHNNMPPPPSPLVGITGNTLDFTSYHTLSERLSHQVSRSSGASSPPLPPPPPPEQEEHPQFGRPTQSSGAIMPIVPDEEDLPGWVPKNYIEKVVAIYDYYADKEDELSFQESSVIYVLKKNDDGWWEGVMDGITGLFPGNYVEPCV comes from the exons ATGGCTGAGTACC GATCCGGTTCTTATTGTGTATCATCAGGGGTAGGCAGTGACTCTGAGGTTATGGCAGAGCTAGCAGCATTTCTCGGCCAGGAAATTCCTGAGGGAAGAAACAACCTGGCTGATAATCATATCAATCTTGAACGGGTTGCTGATTATTGTGaagcaaattattttcaagctGAAAACAAGAGAATAGCTTTAGAAGAAACCAAAAATTTTACTACTCAGTCATTGGCTAGTGTAGCCTATCAAATAAATACCCTtgcttataattttttacaattattggATTTACAAACATCTCAGCTTGCTGAGATGGAAAGCCAAATGAACCATATTGCTCAAACAGTTATGATACACAAAGAGAAAGTAGCTAGAAGAGAAATTGGAGTATTAACagctaataaaattacagtgcgccaatacaaaattattgcacCAGCAAATCCTGAAAAACcaattaaatatgtaagaaaGAGTATTGATTATACAATCTTGGATGATATTGGACATGGAGTACGTAGTAGCGGTACTCCAAGAAGTAAGCAACGTGGTGGAAGTCAGGGCAGTGTTCAAAGTTTAGGTGCAGCTTCCACTGGTTCTGGTTTAGGTGCTGCTATGGTAGGACCAGCTCCTACCACTAAGCCACCTACCCCTCCTCAGACAGTAAGAACTG GAACATTGAGCAAAGGATCCCGAGAATACAGAACACCACCTGCAGTTGCTCCGCCTCAAGTTCCTAGTCACTATGCTCCTAATTATCCACTAGGTCATCCAAGAAGAGAACGTGGTCCTGGTTATAGTACTCTACCTTTACACGCACATACCACATCTCACGCAGTACACAATACTAATCACAATACACATACAAACACTGCAACCCAACATATTTCGCCACCTCAAGTGGGAACTGTTCATCCATTGCAAAGTCATCCGCAAACACCACCACCAGCTCCACCTAGCGTAACAGCAGGGTATGCCCAGGAACAACACAATAATATGCCTC CGCCACCTTCGCCCTTAGTTGGCATAACTGGTAATACGTTAGATTTTACCAGTTATCACACTTTGTCAGAAAGATTGAGTCATCAAGTTAGTCGAAGTAGTGGTGCAAGTAGCCCACCAttaccaccaccaccaccaccagaACAAGAAGAACATCCGCAATTTGGTAGACCTACACAATCTAGTGGTGCTATTATGCCTATTGTACCGGATGAGGAAGATCTCCCTGGTTGGGTGCCAAAGAATTATATCGAAAAAG TTGTTGcaatttatgattattatgCCGACAAGGAGGATGAATTGAGCTTCCAGGAAAGCTCTGTAATTTATGTACTAAAAAAGAATGACGATGGGTGGTGGGAGGGGGTCATGGATGGTATAACGGGTCTGTTCCCCGGAAATTACGTAGAACCTTGCGTTTAA